Proteins found in one Zea mays cultivar B73 chromosome 1, Zm-B73-REFERENCE-NAM-5.0, whole genome shotgun sequence genomic segment:
- the LOC100191575 gene encoding uncharacterized LOC100191575: MYNVYMYPSLLIFRPEQHSPPPSLPPSLPLSASPNPGTQKTMATQQPLPPADCVGDNTVDRDVWLACAAPFSRIPTVGDEVDYFPDGHIEQHLSAAPQPLPAQHRFHCTVTDVSLGVDDKTDEVFAKISLRPRPGRAAAPPPGPGGSSNSPAPSPPQKLRYFTKELSQTDVYARFRIPLDNEHVLPIPMVDTDGVQRQDVVMRDTSGKSWRFSKTYSVNPSKQHSLTTGWLDFAKAKRLAAGDKIVFMRRPNGDLIVGVRRLDVPRYPLFDFQGPDPDQPAQDVMEAVRLAAAGRPFTVTYFPRQAAVEFIVPRSEVDDALATSWEPGALVRMEVMEDENRQYTMWVVGRVEAIRQNIWRMLEIIWGVPSHPPPLATMRSVNAWQVSRPWPPEGHRRREPHQFGDEAPGTQTQLEARRCPRTHPIIRQSK; encoded by the exons ATGTATAACGTGTATATGTATCCTTCCCTCCTAATCTTCCGCCCCGAACAGCATTCtcctcctccctccctccctccctccctccctctctccgcTTCGCCAAACCCTGGTACTCAGAAGACAATGGCGACGCAGCAACCGCTTCCCCCCGCCGACTGCGTCGGCGATAACACCGTCGACCGCGACGTCTGGCTGGCCTGCGCCGCACCGTTTTCCCGCATCCCCACCGTCGGCGACGAGGTCGACTACTTCCCCGACGGCCACATCGAGCAGCACCTGTCCGCGGCGCCGCAGCCGCTCCCTGCGCAGCACCGCTTCCACTGCACCGTCACCGACGTGAGCCTCGGCGTGGACGACAAGACGGACGAGGTGTTCGCCAAAATCTCCCTCAGACCACGGCCAGGCCGCGCCGCCGCTCCTCCTCCGGGCCCCGGCGGCAGCAGCAACAGCCCCGCCCCCAGCCCCCCACAGAAGCTCAGATACTTCACTAAGGAGCTCTCGCAAACCGACGTCTACGCAAGGTTCCGCATCCCGCTGGACAACGAGCACGTCTTACCCATACCCATGGTCGACACGGACGGCGTGCAGCGCCAGGACGTCGTCATGCGCGACACCAGTGGCAAATCGTGGAGGTTCTCCAAAACCTACAGCGTCAATCCGAGCAAGCAACACTCGCTCACCACCGGGTGGTTGGATTTCGCCAAGGCCAAGCGGCTCGCCGCGGGGGACAAGATCGTCTTCATGCGCCGCCCCAACGGCGACCTCATCGTCGGCGTGCGGCGCCTCGACGTGCCCAGGTACCCGCTGTTCGACTTCCAAGGCCCGGACCCGGATCAGCCGGCCCAGGACGTCATGGAGGCCGTACGCCTCGCCGCCGCGGGCAGGCCCTTCACAGTCACCTACTTCCCGAGACAGGCCGCCGTGGAGTTCATCGTCCCGCGCAGCGAGGTGGATGACGCGCTCGCCACCAGCTGGGAACCAGGTGCGCTGGTGCGCATGGAGGTTATGGAGGACGAGAACAGGCAGTACACCATGTGGGTCGTCGGCCGCGTCGAGGCGATCCGCCAAAACATCTGGCGAATGCTCGAG ATCATCTGGGGTGTTCCgtcccatcctcctcctcttgcaaCAATGAGATCTGTGAATGCTTGGCAAGTGTCACGCCCCTGGCCACCGGAAGGTCACCGGCGACGTGAGCCACACCAATTCGGCGACGAAGCGCCAGGAACACAGACGCAACTCGAAGCACGAAG GTGTCCCCGCACACATCCTATAATTAGACAGTCAAAATAG